In Onthophagus taurus isolate NC chromosome 6, IU_Otau_3.0, whole genome shotgun sequence, a genomic segment contains:
- the LOC111427721 gene encoding zinc finger protein 260-like — protein sequence MEIIIELPQDINKLCRTCMDIVKSENKRDIFTVENEDLLLMLKNVICVKISAQDGLPKYLCGECVKKLEFAYSFKQQCEDTYINFKGFLNPNQEEQSESTENTLKLEDLNKFICVVCSERFPSQYSLSRHEITHDKSKSLTSRFESSNNTEEEQEYDEKLVGGDVLELIDERKNNGIQRMEIETIEVIEANESTVLLDNLNENNGVKTCDICNREYPDHLTLCFHFINHALLIESDTDPDIFQQYFFCDCCGETFETKSDIDNHMLNCFSNKMIYKCDKCEIQFKTDIDLLKHDEQEHKLLNNLSWNEVFLKTIEKNEFVCPICTESFATKHALTVHSVKHVLKQVTCRICKKTFCSQIACNNHLKIHPNYKHVCERCGRCLGSRHALKTHIMGVHSTSSNYVCTVCSKKFKTPSRLYIHKLIHKKDKKYDCRLCGYKTNNVGDLKVHNRIHTLERPYKCNFVNCNRMFKTSSHLNEHIQRHLQIKKYQCDQCQMVFGHQHTLKMHIMVHTGEKPFNCEVCGLKFRRKHHLKNHMKQHEPQEIDEFETININI from the coding sequence CTGTGTCGCACCTGCATGGATATCGttaaaagtgaaaataaaagGGATATCTTCACCGTGGAGAATGAAGATTTACtcttaatgttaaaaaacgtCATCTGCGTAAAAATTTCTGCACAAGACGGTCTTCCTAAGTATCTATGCGGTGAGTGCGTTAAAAAACTTGAATTCGCGTACAGTTTTAAACAACAATGCGAAGACActtacattaattttaaaggattcttaaatcctaaccaAGAAGAACAATCGGAAAGCACTGAAAATACGCTTAAATTGGaagatttgaataaatttatttgcgTCGTGTGTTCGGAGAGGTTTCCTTCACAGTATTCGTTAAGTAGACATGAAATAACTCACGATAAATCTAAATCCCTTACAAGCAGGTTTGAAAGTAGTAATAACACAGAGGAGGAACAAGAATATGACGAAAAATTGGTAGGGGGTGatgttttagaattaattgaTGAACGTAAAAACAATGGTATTCAAAGGATGGAAATAGAAACGATCGAGGTGATTGAAGCAAATGAAAGCACAGTTCTCCTTGATAacttaaatgaaaataatggaGTAAAAACTTGTGATATATGCAATCGAGAATACCCAGATCATTTAACTTtatgttttcattttataaatcATGCTTTATTAATTGAAAGTGATACAGACCCAGATATTttccaacaatattttttttgcgatTGTTGTGGGGAAACTTTTGAGACTAAAAGTGACATTGATAACCACATGTTGAACtgcttttcaaataaaatgatatataaatgTGATAAATgcgaaattcaatttaaaacggATATCGACCTCTTAAAACACGACGAACAAGAAcataaattacttaataaCTTATCTTGGaatgaagtttttttaaaaacgattgaaaaaaatgaattcGTTTGCCCGATTTGTACCGAATCTTTCGCTACAAAACATGCTTTAACCGTGCATTCAGTTAAACACGTTTTAAAACAAGTTACTTGTAGGATTTGCAAGAAAACGTTTTGTTCGCAAATTGCTTGTAATAACCATTTGAAAATTCATCCGAATTATAAGCACGTTTGTGAGCGATGTGGTCGTTGCTTAGGGAGTAGACATGCTTTAAAAACACACATTATGGGGGTACATTCAACGTCGAGTAACTATGTGTGTACGGTTtgctcaaaaaaatttaaaacaccaAGTCGGTTatatattcataaattaattcataaaaaggATAAGAAATACGATTGTAGACTTTGTGgttataaaacaaacaatGTGGGGGATTTAAAGGTTCACAATAGGATTCATACTTTAGAGAGGCCCTATAAATGCAACTTTGTTAATTGCAATCGAATGTTTAAAACGTCCAGCCACTTAAATGAACACATCCAAAGacatttacaaattaaaaagtacCAGTGTGATCAATGCCAAATGGTTTTTGGACATCAACATACATTAAAAATGCACATTATGGTACATACAGGGGAAAAGCCGTTTAATTGTGAAGTGTGCGGATTGAAATTTCGCCGAAAACACCACCTAAAAAATCATATGAAGCAACACGAACCTCAAGAAATAGATGAATttgaaactattaatattaatatttaa
- the LOC111427720 gene encoding zinc finger protein ZFP2-like translates to MDMSIYLTAPLQMDKICRACLSEKGDMRPLYGACLDEMLVSFASVQINQDDNLPHLMCVQCVLQCSRAYTFKQQCEKSDNILRQYISPEFQKILNQHIVDQTKAELQEQLQFSDTVEQVMVADIPEFITAEYVGPASLLEVKQEDNHVTEFIHSEIDVFQEETIVNADPDETEPQQEQPEKDIPQPSTSSSNSLRYQCTKCSEAFALKVDLKVHMMTHPKDLDHICHVCNKAFPEARVLKRHLKIHMEKKPHKCDQCDKTFAESSNLSKHKKKHTGELRNIKGKPHLCSVCGRAFKWASSLSKHMKYHTGHKLFTCEYCNKQYVEARSLRIHIRSHTGERPHVCGVCQKSFTQLCNLEKHIRVHTGEKPYLCPICGKGFTQSGYVSIHMRIHTGERPYICSTCGKAFAGSNTLAIHQRTHTGEKPYTCTICEKSFGRRETLVIHTRSHTGHKPHVCGMCNKAFTSSGHLSTHMRTHTGEKPHSCTICGKRFAGSSSLHMRTHLGEKSYICKLCNKTFVQQNNLQQHMLTHTVITKPKLPKVETVQVAEFAIIL, encoded by the exons ATGGATATGAGCATCTATTTGACGGCGCCCCTCCAAATGGATAAGATCTGCAGGGCCTGTTTATCCGAAAAAGGAGACATGAGGCCCCTTTACGGGGCATGTCTCGATGAAATGCTTGTTTCATTCGCCTCCGTTCAG ATTAACCAAGATGATAATTTACCTCATTTAATGTGTGTACAATGCGTGTTACAATGTAGCAGAGCTTACACATTTAAGCAACAATGCGAGAAATCTGATAACATCTTAAGACAGTATATAAGTCCAGAATTCCAG aaaattCTCAATCAACACATAGTAGATCAAACGAAAGCAGAGCTTCAAGAACAATTACAATTTAGCGATACAGTTGAACAAGTTATGGTGGCTGATATCCCAGAATTTATAACAGCAGAATACGTTGGTCCAGCTAGTTTATTg GAAGTTAAACAAGAGGATAACCATGTGACTGAATTCATTCATTCCGAAATAGACGTTTTCCAAGAAGAAACAATAGTAAATGCAGATCCAGATGAAACTGAACCGCAACAAGAACAACCCGAAAAAGATATACCTCAACCTTCCACTTCATCATCAAACTCACTTCGATATCAATGTACGAAATGTTCGGAAGCGTTCGCTTTAAAAGTCGACTTAAAAGTGCATATGATGACTCATCCGAAAGACTTAGATCATATCTGTCATGTTTGTAATAAAGCGTTTCCGGAGGCGAGAGTTTTAAAGCggcatttaaaaattcatatggAGAAAAAACCTCATAAATGCGATCAGTGTGATAAAACGTTTGCGGAAAGTTCAAATTTGAgtaaacataaaaagaaacacaCCGGTGAATTGAGAAATATTAAAGGGAAGCCGCATTTGTGTTCGGTTTGTGGGAGGGCGTTTAAATGGGCTTCGAGTTTATCGAAACACATGAAATATCATACGGGTCATAAATTGTTCACTTGCGAGTATTGTAATAAACAATACGTTGAAGCGAGAAGTTTAAGGATTCATATTCGGTCGCATACAGGAGAAAGGCCGCACGTTTGCGGGGTGTGCCAAAAAAGTTTCACGCAACTTTGTAATTTAGAGAAACATATTCGGGTTCATACTGGTGAAAAACCATATTTATGTCCGATTTGTGGTAAAGGATTTACTCAATCGGGTTATGTGAGTATTCATATGAGAATACATACAGGAGAACGTCCGTATATTTGCTCAACTTGTGGAAAAGCGTTTGCAGGATCAAATACGCTGGCGATTCACCAAAGAACTCACACAGGAGAAAAACCTTACACTTGTACAATTTgcgaaaaaagttttggacGTAGAGAAACTTTGGTTATTCATACAAGATCACACACTGGTCATAAACCGCATGTTTGCGGAATGTGCAATAAAGCGTTTACAAGTTCTGGGCATTTATCGACTCATATGAGGACACATACAGGGGAGAAACCGCATAGTTGCACGATTTGCGGGAAAAGATTCGCCGGGTCGAGTAGTTTGCATATGAGAACTCATTTGGGGGAGAAAAGTTACATTTGTAAATTGTGCAATAAGACGTTCgttcaacaaaataatttacaacaaCACATGCTTACACATACAGTTATAACTAAACCCAAGTTACCAAAAGTCGAAACTGTGCAAGTTGCGGAATTTGc CATAATTTTGTAG
- the LOC111427723 gene encoding uncharacterized protein isoform X2, translated as MASYTLESDTKTLFKKKIKQIMMSSIINDTNLPKCFINKIVSPTDEEGITVVRSGIQNMTDIAKWIKEFGQNTCTHWVVSKVISEGQRIVCSKQYVCQYSSSRKHKEKRGITKDILCPAKINFQIKINTSYTRASDIHIREGLCGVIIIKNKHTHPIDMEDNLIRQTALNAPLKETFFEYFSCGLNISESIKHYQQGLDNNNKLDNNLNKTSPTERTVRFWHEQWKKLEHLKRRTEIALSKANLNRNYDSTFSQNYYQNSKEASQQPQQSQKQICIIKEDDVVIEDRNLLSPTSAMDNSDAISTNSQSLTIRNDESIAFGDYVGLSLSRMEEHIRSVVIHKISKIIFEADMGKLNKDGNEEVTQKN; from the exons ATGGCCAg TTACACTTTAGAATCTGACACTAAAacgttgtttaaaaaaaaaattaaacaaataatgaTGTCATCAATTATAAACGATACAAATTTgccaaaatgttttataaataaaattgtttcgcCAACTGACGAGGAAGGAATAACAGTTGTAAGAAGTGGGATTCAAAATATGACTGATATCGCAAAATGGATTAAGGAATTTGGTCAAAATACTTGCACCCATTGGGTCGTTTCAAAAGTAATAAGTGAAGGCCAAAGAATTGTTTGTTCAAAACAATATGTTTGTCAATACAGTTCTTCAAGAAAACATAAAGAAAAACGTGGTATAACAAAAGATATTTTATGTCCggctaaaattaattttcaaattaaaataaatacttctTATACAAGAGCTAGTGATATCCACATTAGG gaaGGTTTATGTGgtgttataataattaaaaataaacacacCCATCCAATTGATATGGAAGATAACTTAATAAGACAAACAGCACTAAACGCACCattaaaagaaacatttttcgaatatttttctTGCGGTTTAAACATTTCTGAATCAATAAAACATTACCAACAAGgtttagataataataataaattggataataatttaaataaaacgtctCCAACCGAACGAACAGTTCGTTTTTGGCACGAACAATGGAAAAAATTAGAACATTTAAAACGGCGTACAGAAATCGCTTTAAGTAAA GCAAACCTAAATCGAAATTACGACTcaacattttctcaaaattacTATCAAAACTCAAAAGAAGCATCCCAACAACCGCAAcaatctcaaaaacaaatttgtattattaaagaagacgATGTTGTAATAGAAGATCGAAAtttattatctccaacatccGCTATGGACAACAGTGACGCAATTTCAACAAACTCTCAATCGTTAACAATTAGAAACGATGAATCGATCGCCTTTGGTGATTACGTCGGATTAAGTTTGAGCCGAATGGAAGAACATATCCGATCGGTTGTGATCCACAAAATAAGCAAGATTATTTTTGAAGCCGATATGGGGAAGTTGAATAAAGATGGGAATGAGGAagttacacaaaaaaattaa
- the LOC111427723 gene encoding uncharacterized protein isoform X1, which yields MNYPNNSSFSYTLESDTKTLFKKKIKQIMMSSIINDTNLPKCFINKIVSPTDEEGITVVRSGIQNMTDIAKWIKEFGQNTCTHWVVSKVISEGQRIVCSKQYVCQYSSSRKHKEKRGITKDILCPAKINFQIKINTSYTRASDIHIREGLCGVIIIKNKHTHPIDMEDNLIRQTALNAPLKETFFEYFSCGLNISESIKHYQQGLDNNNKLDNNLNKTSPTERTVRFWHEQWKKLEHLKRRTEIALSKANLNRNYDSTFSQNYYQNSKEASQQPQQSQKQICIIKEDDVVIEDRNLLSPTSAMDNSDAISTNSQSLTIRNDESIAFGDYVGLSLSRMEEHIRSVVIHKISKIIFEADMGKLNKDGNEEVTQKN from the exons ATGAACTACCCCAACAACTCGTCTTTCAGTTACACTTTAGAATCTGACACTAAAacgttgtttaaaaaaaaaattaaacaaataatgaTGTCATCAATTATAAACGATACAAATTTgccaaaatgttttataaataaaattgtttcgcCAACTGACGAGGAAGGAATAACAGTTGTAAGAAGTGGGATTCAAAATATGACTGATATCGCAAAATGGATTAAGGAATTTGGTCAAAATACTTGCACCCATTGGGTCGTTTCAAAAGTAATAAGTGAAGGCCAAAGAATTGTTTGTTCAAAACAATATGTTTGTCAATACAGTTCTTCAAGAAAACATAAAGAAAAACGTGGTATAACAAAAGATATTTTATGTCCggctaaaattaattttcaaattaaaataaatacttctTATACAAGAGCTAGTGATATCCACATTAGG gaaGGTTTATGTGgtgttataataattaaaaataaacacacCCATCCAATTGATATGGAAGATAACTTAATAAGACAAACAGCACTAAACGCACCattaaaagaaacatttttcgaatatttttctTGCGGTTTAAACATTTCTGAATCAATAAAACATTACCAACAAGgtttagataataataataaattggataataatttaaataaaacgtctCCAACCGAACGAACAGTTCGTTTTTGGCACGAACAATGGAAAAAATTAGAACATTTAAAACGGCGTACAGAAATCGCTTTAAGTAAA GCAAACCTAAATCGAAATTACGACTcaacattttctcaaaattacTATCAAAACTCAAAAGAAGCATCCCAACAACCGCAAcaatctcaaaaacaaatttgtattattaaagaagacgATGTTGTAATAGAAGATCGAAAtttattatctccaacatccGCTATGGACAACAGTGACGCAATTTCAACAAACTCTCAATCGTTAACAATTAGAAACGATGAATCGATCGCCTTTGGTGATTACGTCGGATTAAGTTTGAGCCGAATGGAAGAACATATCCGATCGGTTGTGATCCACAAAATAAGCAAGATTATTTTTGAAGCCGATATGGGGAAGTTGAATAAAGATGGGAATGAGGAagttacacaaaaaaattaa